In Micromonospora sp. NBC_01813, the following are encoded in one genomic region:
- a CDS encoding LamG-like jellyroll fold domain-containing protein — protein sequence MLFGLSRVPGRRAGKSIRWSAATLAVLLGGTVPVVLAAEPGTAAPSTVVAPDTDSATASGPASAATEDNCAAASARTEAAAIAAAGECGHQIEVLDARTEYSQVFADPAGTRTLVSASTPQRVQRDDGSWADVDASLRPTDGMIAPVATLADVRFSAGGAGPFVTWREQDETFTLSWPEPLPAPVLDGDTAVYSDVHPDVDLHVIATVDGFRHALVVNSRTAAADPALREIRYHAGGTMRLERTDDGVLRLVDSTGVFVAESSGARMWDSSADPTAAGEVLPEVTAGRAAAAAKGWTAASSELPAALRSTSAAPGAGANSAEIGVAASSTELVLTPAAGMLDDPDAVLPIFIDPPLNKLRTLWQYASSNNENNDDSNARVGKQPPDQWSSNGQLYRSYFNFSVSAMHGAQILAAEITMELDHSWSCGPTWVHLYRTTAMSGTSGSRLAWSAKPLGSGAVYLDAWAGNANEAGGCGSVQPNADAVFEGQNLVDDLQYYANGNWSNYSVGLCACNSSNEYESTTDRWKQFRTNQTYLIATYDKPPNPPVAQPFSTTTDCYQRCVSPAIVRTTRPVLRANVSDPFDGTGPTIFEVRTAQSDTATVVTDNRPGMTWTALPATAAWQVPAGAFVNGGTYHWRAKSRDENFLWGDWSTWQTLTVDTTPPGISPPTSTDYPQESWGAEVGTAGTFTLTGTSDVADFIWWVGTGPATTVTGTGTGTRTATISHTPTTDMVHTLYARALDLAGNSAGTVEHQFWVSPPPNKYAHWRLDETSGTVAADAGNAQGSALSTGTLAGPASFGPGYLGRALTLAGPGAQMTSNGPVLDTTRSFTVMAWVRASDLTAGSVQTILSQDGDTASRFELQYRADANGGAGGWCFTMRAQETSATPVSACAEGILQALPAEDAWVHLAGAYDPVSGLISAYVMGDTLTCAGETAQASFAGSWAATGSFVIGRGRAAGANTGQWHGAVDDVFAYQRLLSSYEICQQALRPSDPGPS from the coding sequence GTGCTGTTCGGACTAAGTCGCGTACCTGGACGACGTGCGGGAAAATCCATCCGATGGTCGGCGGCGACGCTGGCCGTTCTGCTGGGCGGCACCGTGCCGGTCGTCCTGGCCGCGGAACCGGGCACGGCTGCGCCATCCACCGTGGTGGCGCCGGACACAGATTCCGCCACCGCCTCCGGCCCAGCCTCAGCCGCGACCGAGGACAACTGCGCCGCCGCCTCGGCGCGGACGGAGGCGGCGGCGATAGCGGCGGCCGGCGAATGTGGACATCAGATCGAGGTGCTCGACGCCCGTACCGAGTATTCGCAGGTCTTCGCCGATCCGGCCGGCACCCGCACCCTGGTGAGCGCGTCCACCCCGCAACGGGTGCAGCGCGACGACGGGAGCTGGGCCGACGTCGACGCGTCGCTGCGGCCGACCGACGGGATGATCGCGCCGGTGGCGACCCTCGCCGACGTGCGGTTCTCCGCCGGTGGCGCGGGCCCGTTCGTGACCTGGCGGGAGCAGGACGAAACCTTCACCCTCTCCTGGCCGGAGCCACTGCCGGCACCGGTCCTCGACGGGGACACCGCCGTCTACTCCGACGTCCACCCCGACGTCGACCTGCACGTGATCGCCACCGTCGACGGATTCCGCCATGCCCTGGTCGTCAACAGCCGGACGGCTGCGGCCGACCCTGCGCTGCGGGAGATCCGCTACCACGCCGGCGGCACCATGCGGCTTGAGCGGACCGACGACGGGGTGCTCCGGCTGGTCGACTCCACTGGTGTCTTCGTCGCCGAGAGCTCCGGCGCCCGGATGTGGGACTCGTCGGCCGACCCCACCGCCGCCGGTGAGGTGCTTCCCGAGGTGACGGCCGGTCGAGCGGCCGCTGCGGCCAAGGGCTGGACGGCGGCCAGCTCCGAGCTGCCGGCCGCGTTGCGGTCGACCTCGGCCGCTCCCGGAGCCGGTGCCAACTCCGCCGAGATCGGCGTCGCCGCCTCCAGCACCGAACTGGTCCTCACCCCCGCAGCAGGCATGCTCGACGACCCCGACGCGGTGCTGCCGATCTTTATCGACCCGCCGCTGAACAAACTGCGCACCCTCTGGCAGTACGCCAGCAGCAACAACGAGAACAACGACGACTCCAACGCCCGGGTCGGCAAGCAGCCACCGGACCAGTGGAGCAGCAACGGGCAGCTCTACCGGTCGTACTTCAACTTCAGCGTCTCGGCCATGCACGGCGCGCAGATCCTCGCCGCCGAGATCACCATGGAACTGGACCATTCCTGGTCCTGCGGTCCGACTTGGGTACACCTCTACCGGACCACCGCCATGTCGGGCACCAGCGGATCCCGGCTGGCGTGGAGCGCGAAACCTCTCGGCTCGGGCGCTGTTTACCTGGACGCCTGGGCGGGCAACGCCAACGAGGCCGGCGGCTGCGGTTCCGTCCAACCGAACGCCGACGCCGTCTTCGAAGGCCAGAACCTTGTCGATGACCTGCAGTACTACGCGAACGGCAACTGGAGCAACTACAGCGTCGGCCTCTGCGCCTGCAACAGCTCCAACGAGTACGAGTCCACCACCGACCGGTGGAAGCAGTTCCGCACCAACCAGACGTACCTGATCGCCACGTACGACAAACCGCCGAACCCGCCGGTGGCCCAGCCGTTCTCCACCACCACCGACTGCTACCAGCGTTGCGTCAGCCCGGCGATCGTCCGGACCACCCGTCCGGTACTTCGGGCCAACGTCTCCGATCCGTTCGACGGCACCGGCCCGACCATCTTCGAGGTGCGTACCGCGCAATCCGACACCGCGACCGTGGTGACCGACAACCGGCCCGGCATGACCTGGACCGCGCTGCCTGCCACTGCCGCCTGGCAGGTCCCCGCCGGAGCGTTCGTGAACGGCGGCACCTACCACTGGCGGGCCAAGTCCCGGGACGAGAACTTCCTCTGGGGTGACTGGTCCACCTGGCAGACCCTGACCGTCGACACCACGCCGCCGGGAATCTCACCGCCCACCTCCACCGACTACCCGCAGGAGAGCTGGGGCGCAGAGGTCGGCACCGCCGGCACCTTCACCCTGACCGGCACCTCGGACGTCGCAGACTTCATCTGGTGGGTCGGCACCGGCCCGGCGACCACGGTCACCGGCACCGGCACCGGCACGCGGACCGCGACCATCAGCCACACCCCGACCACCGACATGGTGCACACCCTGTACGCCCGGGCGCTCGACCTGGCCGGCAACAGCGCCGGCACGGTGGAGCACCAGTTCTGGGTCTCGCCACCACCGAACAAGTACGCCCACTGGCGGCTGGACGAGACCTCGGGCACCGTCGCGGCGGACGCCGGAAACGCCCAGGGCAGCGCACTGTCCACCGGCACGCTCGCCGGCCCGGCCAGCTTCGGCCCCGGCTACCTCGGTCGGGCGCTCACACTGGCCGGCCCCGGCGCGCAGATGACCAGCAACGGCCCGGTGCTCGACACCACCCGCAGTTTCACCGTGATGGCCTGGGTCCGGGCCAGCGACCTCACTGCCGGCAGTGTGCAGACCATCCTCAGCCAGGACGGTGACACCGCCAGCCGATTCGAGCTGCAGTACCGGGCGGACGCCAACGGTGGTGCGGGCGGCTGGTGCTTCACCATGCGGGCACAGGAGACCTCCGCGACGCCCGTGTCGGCCTGCGCCGAGGGCATCCTGCAGGCGCTGCCGGCCGAGGACGCCTGGGTCCACCTGGCCGGCGCGTACGACCCGGTGTCCGGGCTGATCTCCGCCTACGTCATGGGCGACACCCTCACCTGCGCGGGTGAGACCGCGCAGGCATCGTTCGCCGGCAGCTGGGCGGCGACCGGATCGTTCGTCATCGGCCGCGGTCGCGCCGCCGGCGCGAACACCGGCCAGTGGCACGGCGCCGTCGACGACGTCTTCGCCTATCAACGACTGCTGTCGAGCTACGAGATCTGCCAGCAGGCCCTGCGGCCGAGTGACCCTGGACCGTCCTGA